One Bemisia tabaci chromosome 7, PGI_BMITA_v3 DNA window includes the following coding sequences:
- the LOC109032961 gene encoding uncharacterized protein: MKIVVFIIIIVVALSKASRSGSGRYKMRWGNTDEEREQKVKEVIKNDLCSDPELNSLTADFSKAHMKKKSSKAHTGCREAAEALNSLPERYKVDKCETDWIGSAKCRAKPGEGYQCTVIPYKEELLFFDFLCYKRLDRQAKYLLRDCINPDILKEWENEDKILQRTTSESSVDMQTSRKKKRRSGKLTLQELIKNRSSSKEPISD; this comes from the exons ATGAAGATAGTAGTATTCATAATTATCATTGTCGTGGccctttcaaaagcatcaaggAGTGGTTCTGGCAGATACAAG ATGAGGTGGGGAAATACTGACGAAGAACGGGAACAGAAAGTAAAGGAGGTGATCAAAAACGACCTGTGCTCTGACCCGGAACTAAACTCTTTGACAGCGGATTTCAGCAAAGCCCATATGAAAAAAAAGTCCTCCAAGGCGCATACAGGATGTAGGGAAGCAGCGGAGGCCCTGAACAGTCTGCCAGAACGGTACAAGGTGGACAAATGCGAGACTGATTGGATCGGATCAGCCAAATGTCGTGCCAAGCCAGGAGAGGGCTACCAGTGCACCGTCATCCCCTACAAAGAGGAGCTCCTCTTTTTCGATTTCCTTTGCTACAAAAGACTGGATAGACAAGCCAAGTATCTGCTTCGGGATTGCATCAATCCAGACATACTGAAAGAATGGGAAAACGAGGATAAAATACTGCAGAGAACTACCTCTGAGTCCTCGGTTGATATGCAAACTTCACGTAAGAAAAAACGGCGTTCAGGAAAACTCACATTACAAGAGTTAATAAAAAATAGGTCATCATCCAAAGAGCCAATCTCAGATTAA
- the LOC109033002 gene encoding UDP-glycosyltransferase UGT5, producing the protein MIPRHFFIILSVFSGLEAYKILVLYPTPSFSHQRPIMAIIERLVKDGHELFVISPNDVPNHKNYTYIDVSFSYKYISDEEANDDDTMNLQGQLSKWDIQEIVKPFTDIARKQVLSEQYRHFEQRVLSEQIKFDVVIAETFYLPFACFISRIFPGSAPIIAMSTIATDAHTEPNIGSPTHLSFTPDLFSYYTDRMSLWQKFENWFSHHYLHKQFRDGVVEAAKKYIQEAHGPENEKLADSCWSSASLTVVASNPMYYYPRALGPNIIELGPLHIKPPGKLPKNLQDWMDGAERGVIYFSLGSNMKSKSLPLEVRAKFLKFFKDLPSGFRVIWKWELDGTIPGQSDNILAQKWLPQESVLAHPKLRVFVTQGGLQSFQETVHYGVPTVGIPWFGDQECMVAKMVDAKIGVQLLPGELSSYEKVKSALEAVLYDERYYKNMKRHSAISRDFTSQGLEKAVFWVEHVAKFGGASHLRPATADASIFQYFCLDLISVILALSLLLLFVIYCVSKLLVSVVLQKSQLKMKAS; encoded by the exons ATGATTCCACGCCACTTTTTCATCATACTGAGTGTGTTTTCTGGTTTGGAAGCTTACAAAATCTTAGTATTATACCCCACTCCATCATTTAGTCATCAGCGTCCAATCATGGCCATTATCGAGAGACTGGTCAAAGATGGTCATGAACTATTCGTCATCAGTCCAAACGACGTGCCT AACCACAAAAACTACACGTATATTGACGTCTCCTTTTCGTACAAATATATTTCTGATGAGGAAGCTAACGATGACGATACAATGAACTTACAAGGTCAGTTGTCGAAATGGGACATTCAGGAAATCGTAAAACCGTTTACTGACATCGCAAGGAAGCAAGTTCTCAGTGAGCAATATCGGCATTTTGAACA ACGCGTGCTATCCGAACAAATCAAATTCGACGTGGTCATCGCAGAGACATTCTACCTACCTTTCGCGTGCTTCATATCCCGGATCTTCCCCGGATCGGCACCCATAATCGCGATGTCAACGATAGCGACCGACGCCCACACGGAGCCAAACATCGGGAGCCCAACGCACCTGTCCTTCACCCCTGACCTCTTCAGCTACTACACCGACCGGATGAGCCTTTGGCAGAAATTCGAGAACTGGTTCTCGCACCACTACCTCCACAAACAATTCAGGGACGGAGTCGTCGAGGCAGCCAAAAAATACATACAAGAGGCACACGgtcctgaaaatgaaaaacttgcGGATTCGTGTTGGTCATCTGCTAGTCTCACCGTCGTGGCGTCGAATCCGATGTATTACTATCCCAGAGCCTTGGGTCCCAACATCATTGAACTCGGACCTTTGCACATAAAACCTCCGGGAAAACTGCCCAAG AATTTGCAAGACTGGATGGATGGAGCAGAAAGAGGAGTGATTTATTTCAGCCTTGGTAGCAATATGAAGAGTAAATCTCTGCCTCTGGAAGTTCGAgccaaattcttgaaatttttcaaagatttaccATCTGGTTTTAGAGTCATCTGGAAGTGGGAGCTGGATGGGACAATCCCAGGCCAATCCGACAATATTTTGGCACAAAAGTGGCTTCCACAGGAAAGTGTCCTCG CGCATCCAAAACTACGAGTCTTTGTGACACAAGGGGGACTACAAAGTTTCCAGGAGACAGTCCACTATGGTGTTCCAACGGTTGGTATTCCTTGGTTTGGAGATCAAGAATGCATGGTAGCTAAGATGGTGGACGCTAAAATTGGAGTGCAGCTGCTACCTGGAGAACTCAGCTCATATGAGAAAGTTAAATCAGCTCTGGAAGCAGTGCTGTATGATGAGAG GTATTACAAAAATATGAAGCGGCACTCGGCGATATCTCGTGACTTCACTTCTCAGGGTTTGGAAAAAGCTGTGTTTTGGGTGGAGCATGTGGCAAAATTCGGCGGGGCATCACATCTCAGGCCTGCAACAGCTGACGCCTCCATTTTCCAATATTTCTGTTTGGATTTAATTTCTGTGATATTGGCTTTAAGTTTGTTACTTTTATTCGTCATCTACTGCGTCTCTAAATTATTAGTGTCGGTCGTCTTACAAAAATCGCAGTTGAAAATGAAAGCATCTTAG